TCACCTTTTAATCAAAAAAAGAATGTTTTAATTGCATTGGCTACCACTACAATCACCAGAATCAATTTAATGAACTTCAATCCCTTTTTCAATGCAAGCCTAACAGCAATGTAAGCACCAGTCATATTTCCCAGTGCTAAAAGAAGGCCTATCGGTATATTCACCATTCCTTTAGACAGAAATACTATAAGTGAGGTTGTGGTATATATTAAGACTATCCCTACTTTTATCGCATTAGTTCTTAACAGATCCGTACCCAAAAAGAAAGTTATTGCGGCTATAAGGAGAAAACCGATTCCTGCCTGGATAAACCCACCATAAATGCCAAGCAAAAAGAAACCAGCTCCTTTTAGATAAGGATTATTTACTATTTTTTTGTTTTTGCCAAGCTTTGGTTTCTTGATGACAAAATAAACCATCACCAGCAAAATAACGCTTATAACCCGTCCCAATACTTCTTTGTTTAAGTCTACAGCTACAAAAGAACCGACAATTGCACCCGCAGCCGCAAATATGCCAAGTGGAAGGGCGGTTTTGAAACTTCTAACACCGCGCCTTTCAAAAGAACTAACTGCAACTGCATTTTGCAGGAAAATCGCTACACGGTTTGTTGCATTTGCGATATCTGGTGAAAGCCCGAGTAACATGAGAAGCGGTAATGTAATCATAGAGCCACCACCTGCAAGTGTATTCACAACTCCAGCAAGAGCACCCCCAATATAAACCGTTACCAAAAGGAGTGGGTCCATTTTTTTCACCTCCGTACAGTTTTTTTAGAGTTTAACATGTTTGATGGGAACCGATTCTAATAGTATAATGCTTTCATTCTATTTTATACTATATAATGTAATATAAAATAGTATTTATAGCTATATATGATTTTACTAGCATAATAAATTATATGATGATTAATCATATTATATTTGTATAAAATAATTTCGCCATGGTATAATTAGCATACACACATTCAACATTTGGAGGTGCGGATATGTCAGGAGGAATAGGTGTTATAGAGATATTAAATCTCCTGGGAACACTTGAAGATGAAGGCGCTGATTCTTCCAGAAAGCGCTTTATAGAAAACTATATTAGTAAAATGGACAGTATAGATAATATAGTCACTGATGTATCCAAAGTTATAAAGGCCCATCAGAATGCTAATAACAGGTCTTTATACTCAAGAGCTTATGGAGACCTTGTTAACAGACTGGCGGAACTTTCCGGAATGAAAGTAGATTATATCAAATACAGTAATCGTGATAAAATTAGTGGAATCTGGCATGCCGGGGAAAATTTTGAACTCAAGGTCGCTGCTATAATACCTACTGATCATGAAGAAGCTAAATGGATTTCCAGAAGCGCGTTGCTGATACTGCCTGAGACTATTGACCTGGGAAGGCCCTTTGTAACCATCGAAAAGCTTTCCGAATTTTTCAAGCTGGTTTCTCATATCAACTTGCCGATATCGACTCTTGCACAGGTTTTAAGAGTTGATGACAACTACGATTTGCGTTTGATCCCCGTGATGGAACTTATCGTGCTCGCCTTCAAAAAACAGCTAAAATCAAATGCCGGTGCTATTTCAATGAGCATAGAATGGAACGAAAGTGAAATTGAACAATTGTTGAAAAAACTCAAACCACCTACATTGCATTTCATAAGAATACTTTTGACTGGCGAAAAGACTGCATATGAAATATATGAAGAACTGAATCGCATTCTTGAAAACAGTGCCTATGAAAGAGTAAAAAGCCCCATGGCGGTCGGTGCAATTATGGGAGCTCTTTCAAAACACTATCAGGGACTTAAAGAACCTCTTGTTGAACGCAAAGGAAAGTACTATATCATAAAGGAAAAATACAAGGATATGATAACAACCGTTATAAGTGGCATCCAGAGCTAATTACAATGCCATCCGCTGTTATTTCGCCGTTAAAGGCATTTTTATCAATTTGATGTATAATTTTTGTCGTGAAAATCAAAAAAAGTGCCTTAAAATCGATTCTGAGAGGTCATGGTTTACAATTGTTATTGTAAGCCAATTACAGAAAGCATTGCTAATTGTAGTGTTATGGTATAATAAAAAGTGGAGACATAATGTATATTACGTCTCCACTTTTACTTATTTTTCTTCTCGTTTAATACATCATATCACAGGAGGAGCAAAATGGACTTTGAAGATGCAGTAGAAAGATTTACGGAATATCTTGAATTCGTCAGAAACCTCTCTCAAAATACTGTAAGCTCTTACACCAGAGACCTTAATCACTACAGTAAATATTTACAGGAACACTCACTCGACTATCGCATGGTAAAAAGACGAGATATAGAAAAATTCATGAAAGAACTCTCACAAGGATACTATTCTGCATCGAGATTATCCCCATCAACAGTGGCACGCCACCTTTCTACGCTCAAAACCTTCTATATGTTCCTCTATGTGAGCGGAACAGTGAACAAAATACCCACAGACCTCGTAAAAGCACCAAAGACTCGCCGTCGTATCCCTGAATACATAAGCTATGAAGAAGTTCAGCAGATACTTGGCGCCTTTCCCAATACGCATCTTGGAAGCCGCAATAGAGCAATTGTAGCATTAATGTATTACTGCGGCCTGCGCGTTAGCGAAGTCTGCTCTCTTACGTTGAGGGATATTTCTCTGGAAAGTGATCCTCTGGTCCGCGTGAAAAGCGGTAAAGGAGACAAAGACAGAATTGTCCCTTTAACCCCCGATGCGATTAGAATGATTACAGATTATCTGAAGCATAGAGATAAATTTCCTGAAGTTAACAGGCATTCCAGACTCTTCATGGGGATTCGTGGCGAACCTCTAACCAGAAAATCCGTGAACAAGATGCTTCAAAACCATGTGAAGAAGATATTCCCGGATAAACACTTCCACCCCCACATCTTCCGCCACAGTTGCGCAACACATCTTCTTCAGCGCGGTGCAAGCATAAAAATAGTCCAGGAAATTCTGGGCCATGCCAATATCTCAACAACGAGCATATATTTGCATATAACCGATAAAGAAAAGCGCGAAGCAGTCAAACTGCTATCTAATGGGAATAACAACGACTCTTAGAACTTTTGGCGTAGTATATACTATTATATCATTGTTAGTTGCTGTTATACATGTTTATTCATAATTATGCTAATCTTCACATGCTTTGTATTATTTAGTAATTCTTTATACAGTGCATTCAGATAATGATTGTATATACTACTCATTACTTGTTTATTCTATAAAAAATTAGGAATTTGACACCAATCACGTTCAAAATGTATAGCCGTTTCCATTACTTCTCACGTTACTCTTAAGTTGGCTTTTCAAACAACCTACAACCCACAACAAACCGAATGTCGTTCTCGACCTCTCGATTACCCGATTCTCGTGATTTTCGTTGCAAGCGTCGCATCACCAATTGTCGTGACTCGAATCTCGGATCTCGATTTAAAAAGGTTACACCCTTCACAAATACTCAAAGTTCTCACATAGGTTACAATTGTATATGAAACAACGCCAAAACGATAAAATACAGTGAGGAGAGGATAAAATGAAATCTTTTCATGCTTACCGAAATGATTTTTTTGAACTGTATTCAGAGGGAAAAATTGCCCGAGCTCTTAACTTAGCAGATGAAATTGAAGTCGCCTATCCAGACATGGCGTACAAAACGAAATTCTGGAAGGCACGGCTTTATTCTGTAATTAACGAAAAAGCGCTGGCGATAAAGGCTCTTCAGGAAATGAACAATATGGGATATTGGCTATCTCCCTCAGTGCTTCAGCGCAGCAGTGATCTTGAAAACATAAAGGAGGAGCCAGAATTCCATGAAATACTAAACTCTTTTAAGGAAAGCCAAGTTGAAGCCATGAAACATTCAGCACCTTTAAAGCTGGAATTTGTTCCCTCCGGTAGTTCCCAAAATAAACTCCCTTTGATAGTTACCCTTCACTGGAGATTGGGAAATGCCGAGGAATTTTCTGCTTTCTGGAAAGGAGCTGCCCAAAGCGGAAAGGCAAGGGTGCTTTCCCTCCAATCCTCGCAACAAGCTGGTACAGCCTTATACTGCTGGGATAACGTCGAAATCTCAAAAAAAGAGGTTAGTGAGCAGGTCGAAGAATATCTAGGTATACACTCCTCTAAGATCAGTCAGCTCATTCTAAGCGGTGCATCTCAGGGAGCTCGTCTGGCATTTGAACTTGCTTTTGAAGGTGAGTTAACCCCTGAAAAGCTCGTACTCGTTGCACCTGCATTTAGAGATATGGATTATGCCAGAGAGTTGATTGAAAAAAGAAAAGGCAATTTCAAGATATATATAATTATTGGTGAAAAAGATCGTCTCTTCTTTAAAAACGCTAATTCAATAAAGGAAATGCTTGCAGAAAATAATATTCCCTGCGAAATGAAAGTTTACCCAAATATGGGGCATACTTTCCCGGACGATTTCGATAAAGTTTTGCTGGATATATTGGACGAATGATAAACCACATTACTTCCATAACTTTTTCAAGGCCATTCACACCACTCGACAAATACTCACAATTTTCACACAGACCATGAGAAAAATCTGCACATAAACGTATTGGGATTTTTCATTCATATAAAAATACCGGGGAAAACCCCGGTATTATTCTTTTGTTTTTCTTTTAACTTCATGACCACCAAACTTGTTTCTTTGTAATGCTAAAAGTTTTAAAAAAAGCGGTTCCTCTTTTTGAGACAAAAACCTAATCAACAAAGACTGTATAATTCCAAAAGCGGGTATTTTGTATTCAATAGCTGTTTCGGCAGCCCAGCGACCTTCACCGGAATCAGGAACACAAGGGAGGGTATCTTCAAGATCTTTCTTATTTGATTCTGACTCAAGTAGCATTTCCAGCAAGAAAGAACTTACTATGCTTCCGTGGTTCCAAGCTTCATATATTTCCAAAGTATTGAGGTCTTCAAATGGGCCTTCATGTAGAAGCTGTGCTCCTTCTGCAAGAGCTTCCATCATTGCATATTCGATTGCGTTATGAACCATTTTCACATAGTGGCCCCTTCCGTATCCTCCTGTGTATACAAATCCCTTTTCACAGGTTAGAGCTAAAAAAACAGGTTTAAGATAATCCACGGCACTTTTATCACCGCCCGCCATAATGCAGTACCCATTTTTCAGCCCATGGATTCCTCCACTAACTCCCGCATCAACAAATCTCACGCCTTTTTTTGCAAATTTCTCTCCCCATTCTATGCTTTCTTTATAGTGAGAGTTTCCACAATCCACAACGATATCCTCTGGATCCATTTTTTCGAAAAGCTCATTTAAGACTTCATTAGTAGCTTTACCTGAAGGTACTACCGAAAGGACAATCTTTGGTTTTCCTATTGAATACAGAACTTCTTCAATGCTTCTTTTCGTATCTATTTGCGAAGCTTTTGCTCTTTCACACGCTTTAGAATCGCTATCATAAGCTACAACTTCAATTCCGTGTTTCTTTAATCTTAGAGACATATTGAATCCCATTTTTCCAAGACCAATAATTCCGATTCTCATCTACAACTCCTCCTATTAATTTTACTCAAGACCCCTTATATCTTTCCCGAAATTTATATCAGATGGTGATATGGAGTAGGGTATTGTTTCATTAAATTTCACAGTTATAGAATTCTCATCGAGCATATAAGAATTATAATCAAGGGTCAAGTTTTCGTTGAGCTCAATTTCGCCTCTGATTTCAGAACCTATATATTCGACGTATTTTATCCTTCCCTTTCCCGTATTTGCCATATTATCAGATTTGCCAAGGTGGATGCGCTGTGGCCTTATTGAAACCCATACTTTATCACCGGGCTTTACAGCTTCTCCATTTTTTGAAGCTTTGAATTCTATTCCGTTAACGTATAAAAAGACTTTGCTGTCTTTAACTGACTTAACTTCTCCATAAACAACGTTTGAACGGCCTATGAAGCTTGCAACAAAGTCATTTTGGGGGTTCAGGTAAATTTCTTGTGGGGTTCCGGATTGCATTAATTCACCTTTGCGCATTACAAAAATTTTGTCTGAAATAGACATCGCTTCTTCTTGGTCATGAGTCACAAAGACAGCTGTTATACCAAGCTGTTGTTGAATTTTCCTTATTTCCTTCCTTATTTTCAGTCTCAATGCAGCATCAAGGTTTGATAATGGTTCATCAAGAAGCAGGACATCTGGGTTGATAATCAAAGCTCTTGCTAATGCAACTCTCTGCTGTTGACCACCAGACAATTGAGATGGTAGTCTCTTCTCATAGCCTGTCAGCCCCACTATTTTTATGTATTCAGCAACTTTTTTCTCAATCTCATCTTTCTTCATCTTTTTTATTTTCAGACCATACGCAATATTATCTTTCACAGTCATCGTAGGAAAAACCGCGTAGTCCTGAAAAACTATGCCTATATTTCTTCGTTGGGGAGGAACATCGTTGATCAATCTGCCCCTTATATATATGTCGCCAACGGTCTGCTTTTCAAAGCCGGCAATCATTCTAAGTAAAGTTGTTTTTCCACAACCAGATGGCCCTAAAAGCGACACTAATTGGCCTTTTTCGATAGAGATGCTAAGATCTTTAACTGCAACTGTCTGATCAAACTTTTTAGTTAGATTTTTAATAACTATATCACTCATACCTCAATGCATCCTTTCTTGCCAGATTATTTGATATCGCAGTGCCTATACCAACTATCACCATCAGAAGAACTGCCATTGCTGAAGCCCTTGCGGTAAACCCTTCATCGACATAGTAAGCAATGTACAAAGACATATTCTGCCAACCAGGCGGATAAATTATCAATGCCGAAGATAACTCGGTAACCACTTTTACAATACCTATTACTATCGCTGAAAAAACAGCTGGCCTTATTTGCGGGAACACTACACTTGTGAATGCTTTGAACTTACTTGCTCCAAGACTAAAAGCAGCCTCTTCTTGCTTATCATCCACCTTGGCAAAACCAGCTTCTATTGTCTTCAAAACAAAAGGAAGTCTTCTGACGCTTAAAGCTATTATGAGAAGTAATACCGAGGATGAAAGATCCATGCCAAATATACTTGCTTTAGAATAAGTCTGGATAAGACTAATACCTATAACAACACCTGGTAAAACGAAGGGAAGGAGCGTGAAATAGTTGAACCATCTAAGGCGCTTTTCACTATTGAACATATTTCCAAACACAATTCCAAGCAAAACAATTATCGGTGTAACCGAAAATATTAGAATCATGGTATTTCTGATCGGCAACCAATCCGAAAGAACCTGTCTGTAATTATTCAGTGTAAATTTTGCTGGAAGCCAATTATAGGCCCAGAAAGTCCCAAATGAATTTATCACGATAGCCACATAAGGAAGGAGGAAAACAATGGTTATCAAAGCCACTATAAAAGTCCCCCATCTTTTTACCGATGGTATATCATATTCCATAATTCCGACCCTAAACTTGTTCTTTACATTTGTAAGCTTCATGAGCTTATTCACAAAAAATAGCAATGCAAAAGCTATCATTAGGACCCAAGCGCTAAATATTAGAGGTATTCTATCATCACCAAGATATGATATGAAGTTTGAATATATTTCTATTGAAAGCACTTTATAACTTCCGCCAATTATCAGCGGCCCACCTATGTCACCCATGGAAGTCAGGAAAACCATCAACCCACCTAACAATATATGTGGATATATATTTGGCAAAACTATCGAGTATTGGGTTTTAAAGGTTCCGGTTCCCATGGATTGAGCAGCTTCTTCAATATGTTTTGGAACAGTTCTTAAACCGGAAATTATTATCAACAATGCATAAGGTATTGTGTGGAGTGTCTGGGTAATCACAAGTCCGCCTAATCCATATATAGAAGGCAGTTGAATACCTATCTTTCTCAAAGCCATTGTTATCACACCACTTCGGCCAAGGAGAATAATAGTTGCGAAACTTGATATAAATGCCGGTGTGATAAGCGGTATCGTGAGCAAGCCAACCCAGAGATTTGCAAACTTAACTTTAAATTTCACAATCAAAAATGCAAGTGGGGTAGCAATAATTATTGTGGTGAGGGTTGTTAATATAGCTAGTTTTAGGGTATTCCAGGTTATTTTAATCATATACGGGAAAAAATCTCTGGGTAAAGGTCTAGTACTGTTAAACAGAGTGCTTACAGACTCTGTAAGAAGTTTGAAAACAGGTATTACTAGAAAAAATGTCAGGAAAGCTATGCCAATTATGTAGAACAAGGTCATCCAGGGAAAAGTAAATCTATCTCGATTAATAATCCGTGTTTTCAAGTTAATCAACTCCGAATTGAATTTTGTCGAATGAGTAAAAATATCCCCATGCTCCTTCATAAGAGCATGGGGCAGAAGATTATATTATTTAGATCTAATATATTCTCCAAATTTTTCTTGCATAATTGGTCTTACTTCATTTGCAAAGTCAGAATCTGGAAGTATTAGATTTTCAACAGTGCTGGCTACAGCCTCAAGAGAGAAAGGTTCACTAGGATCTATAACACCCTTTTTGACTGGTGTATAAAGGTATTTAGAACCTTCCTTCTGCATCTGGTCACTGAGTATGAAATCAATAAACTTCTTTGCTAACTCTGGATGCTTTGCCCCTTTAACTATACCCATTGCGTTGTCAGCAATCATACTTCCATCACTTGGGTAAACAAAATCAACCGGATAACCCTGCATCTTATATACAAATACAGGTCTGCTCAAACAAAGAGCTATTGCAAATTCTCCCTTTGCAGTTAACGAATAAATTTTTGAACTTGAATTCGAATAGTAAGGAATGTTCTTATCAATCTCATCCCACAATTTCCAGCCTTCTTCCTGGCCATATGCTTGCATAACAGTCATTACAACCGTTACCGCAGTTGATGACTTAAGAGGGTTCGGAGCAATTATTTGACCCTTGTAAATAGGATTTGTTAGGTCTTTAAAGGATTTAGGTACTGGAAGTCCCAGGGCATCCAAAACCTGTTTGTTTATCATAAATCCTGAGAACATCATTGACCATACATGGTAATATCCTTCAGGATCACTTAATCTCAGTTGATTTTCTCCAACAGATATCACAGGTTCGAAATTTGCAACATTTGGAAAATAAGGTTCAAGGAGCCCTTTAGATTTAGCGTACTCATAATTCAGAGAAGCACCTGAATGAACTACATCAGCCTGTGGATTGTCCTTTTCAGCTTCAAGCTTTTTCAGCATTGCTTCAGTCCCACCAGGGTTGATTACATGTACTATAACACCTGGATTTGCCTTTTCAAATTCACGTTTCATTGCTTCAGCATATTCTGCGAAAATTGTGCTGTAAACAACCAGCTCTTCAGCAAGAATTGAGACACTCATTAACACTAAAACTAGAACAATAAGAACAGAAACTTTGTTCCTGAGCAAAACCGCCACCTCCCAATTTGGAATAAATTAGATATACTACTTCTTGAGCTTAGAAACCGCTAATTTGCTTCTATTAAGAGCCTTTGTTGAATAATCAACATTTTTCACAGCAAGGCACGTGTATATACTGTCCAAAATCGTTAGCTGGGCAATTCTTGAGGTCATCGCATCAGTTCTGAACCTCATTTCTCGTGTAAAAGTGCTGAGACAGACGGTAACTTTACGTGCAATTGTAGAATGGGGATTTCCGGTGATACCCACAACTTTTATCCCATTTTCGAGGGCCTGATCAACAAGTTCTATTAATTCTTTGGTTTCACCACTATGTGAAATCACTACAAATAAATCATCTGGACCACATTGTGCAAGTTGCATAGCATTAATATGGCTATCGTTAGAAAAGATAGATTTTTTACCTATTCGGACAAACTTATGGTATGCATCCAAAGCTACAGCGGCAGACGCTCCATATCCAAAGAAAATAACAAAAGACGCTTTGCTGAAAAGCTCAACAGCCTTTTCAAGAGCTTTGATATCGAGTTTTTTCAAAGAATCAAGAACAGCTCTTGCAGAAGCTTTAAAGGTTTTTTCAACAATCGAATTCACATCATCATCAAGGCTAACATCCTCATACAACAGCTGCACCGGGTCATTTGCTATAT
Above is a genomic segment from Kosmotoga arenicorallina S304 containing:
- a CDS encoding extracellular solute-binding protein — protein: MLRNKVSVLIVLVLVLMSVSILAEELVVYSTIFAEYAEAMKREFEKANPGVIVHVINPGGTEAMLKKLEAEKDNPQADVVHSGASLNYEYAKSKGLLEPYFPNVANFEPVISVGENQLRLSDPEGYYHVWSMMFSGFMINKQVLDALGLPVPKSFKDLTNPIYKGQIIAPNPLKSSTAVTVVMTVMQAYGQEEGWKLWDEIDKNIPYYSNSSSKIYSLTAKGEFAIALCLSRPVFVYKMQGYPVDFVYPSDGSMIADNAMGIVKGAKHPELAKKFIDFILSDQMQKEGSKYLYTPVKKGVIDPSEPFSLEAVASTVENLILPDSDFANEVRPIMQEKFGEYIRSK
- the xerA gene encoding site-specific tyrosine recombinase/integron integrase, which encodes MDFEDAVERFTEYLEFVRNLSQNTVSSYTRDLNHYSKYLQEHSLDYRMVKRRDIEKFMKELSQGYYSASRLSPSTVARHLSTLKTFYMFLYVSGTVNKIPTDLVKAPKTRRRIPEYISYEEVQQILGAFPNTHLGSRNRAIVALMYYCGLRVSEVCSLTLRDISLESDPLVRVKSGKGDKDRIVPLTPDAIRMITDYLKHRDKFPEVNRHSRLFMGIRGEPLTRKSVNKMLQNHVKKIFPDKHFHPHIFRHSCATHLLQRGASIKIVQEILGHANISTTSIYLHITDKEKREAVKLLSNGNNNDS
- a CDS encoding sulfite exporter TauE/SafE family protein, encoding MDPLLLVTVYIGGALAGVVNTLAGGGSMITLPLLMLLGLSPDIANATNRVAIFLQNAVAVSSFERRGVRSFKTALPLGIFAAAGAIVGSFVAVDLNKEVLGRVISVILLVMVYFVIKKPKLGKNKKIVNNPYLKGAGFFLLGIYGGFIQAGIGFLLIAAITFFLGTDLLRTNAIKVGIVLIYTTTSLIVFLSKGMVNIPIGLLLALGNMTGAYIAVRLALKKGLKFIKLILVIVVVANAIKTFFF
- a CDS encoding alpha/beta hydrolase, which produces MKSFHAYRNDFFELYSEGKIARALNLADEIEVAYPDMAYKTKFWKARLYSVINEKALAIKALQEMNNMGYWLSPSVLQRSSDLENIKEEPEFHEILNSFKESQVEAMKHSAPLKLEFVPSGSSQNKLPLIVTLHWRLGNAEEFSAFWKGAAQSGKARVLSLQSSQQAGTALYCWDNVEISKKEVSEQVEEYLGIHSSKISQLILSGASQGARLAFELAFEGELTPEKLVLVAPAFRDMDYARELIEKRKGNFKIYIIIGEKDRLFFKNANSIKEMLAENNIPCEMKVYPNMGHTFPDDFDKVLLDILDE
- a CDS encoding MurR/RpiR family transcriptional regulator, whose product is MIFDKIIDVYDSFTKTEKKIADYVMKKPQKVLELSISDLCNEVGAKSEASVVKFYRKIDLESFQQFKVLLAQNIANDPVQLLYEDVSLDDDVNSIVEKTFKASARAVLDSLKKLDIKALEKAVELFSKASFVIFFGYGASAAVALDAYHKFVRIGKKSIFSNDSHINAMQLAQCGPDDLFVVISHSGETKELIELVDQALENGIKVVGITGNPHSTIARKVTVCLSTFTREMRFRTDAMTSRIAQLTILDSIYTCLAVKNVDYSTKALNRSKLAVSKLKK
- a CDS encoding ABC transporter permease, which translates into the protein MKTRIINRDRFTFPWMTLFYIIGIAFLTFFLVIPVFKLLTESVSTLFNSTRPLPRDFFPYMIKITWNTLKLAILTTLTTIIIATPLAFLIVKFKVKFANLWVGLLTIPLITPAFISSFATIILLGRSGVITMALRKIGIQLPSIYGLGGLVITQTLHTIPYALLIIISGLRTVPKHIEEAAQSMGTGTFKTQYSIVLPNIYPHILLGGLMVFLTSMGDIGGPLIIGGSYKVLSIEIYSNFISYLGDDRIPLIFSAWVLMIAFALLFFVNKLMKLTNVKNKFRVGIMEYDIPSVKRWGTFIVALITIVFLLPYVAIVINSFGTFWAYNWLPAKFTLNNYRQVLSDWLPIRNTMILIFSVTPIIVLLGIVFGNMFNSEKRLRWFNYFTLLPFVLPGVVIGISLIQTYSKASIFGMDLSSSVLLLIIALSVRRLPFVLKTIEAGFAKVDDKQEEAAFSLGASKFKAFTSVVFPQIRPAVFSAIVIGIVKVVTELSSALIIYPPGWQNMSLYIAYYVDEGFTARASAMAVLLMVIVGIGTAISNNLARKDALRYE
- a CDS encoding NADP-dependent phosphogluconate dehydrogenase; this encodes MRIGIIGLGKMGFNMSLRLKKHGIEVVAYDSDSKACERAKASQIDTKRSIEEVLYSIGKPKIVLSVVPSGKATNEVLNELFEKMDPEDIVVDCGNSHYKESIEWGEKFAKKGVRFVDAGVSGGIHGLKNGYCIMAGGDKSAVDYLKPVFLALTCEKGFVYTGGYGRGHYVKMVHNAIEYAMMEALAEGAQLLHEGPFEDLNTLEIYEAWNHGSIVSSFLLEMLLESESNKKDLEDTLPCVPDSGEGRWAAETAIEYKIPAFGIIQSLLIRFLSQKEEPLFLKLLALQRNKFGGHEVKRKTKE
- a CDS encoding ABC transporter ATP-binding protein, with amino-acid sequence MSDIVIKNLTKKFDQTVAVKDLSISIEKGQLVSLLGPSGCGKTTLLRMIAGFEKQTVGDIYIRGRLINDVPPQRRNIGIVFQDYAVFPTMTVKDNIAYGLKIKKMKKDEIEKKVAEYIKIVGLTGYEKRLPSQLSGGQQQRVALARALIINPDVLLLDEPLSNLDAALRLKIRKEIRKIQQQLGITAVFVTHDQEEAMSISDKIFVMRKGELMQSGTPQEIYLNPQNDFVASFIGRSNVVYGEVKSVKDSKVFLYVNGIEFKASKNGEAVKPGDKVWVSIRPQRIHLGKSDNMANTGKGRIKYVEYIGSEIRGEIELNENLTLDYNSYMLDENSITVKFNETIPYSISPSDINFGKDIRGLE